CGGCCAGTTTGGCACCGGTAACCACGCCGGAAGTACTTTGCTCCATGGAAATGACGGCTTCATTGGTATCCGTCTGGATGGTCTTTACCAGCGCTTCGATCTGCTTGGTCGCATCGGCCGAACGCTCTGCAAGACGCTGTACCTCGTCCGCCACCACGGCAAAACCGCGGCCGGCTTCGCCGGCCATAGCCGCCTGAATCGCTGCGTTCAGAGCGAGGATATTGGTCTGCTCGGCGATGTCGTTGATCAGCCCCACGGTATCGCCGATTTCCTGGGAGCTCTCACCGAGACGTTTGATACGTTTCGAAGTCTCCTGGATCTGCTCACGGATCGAACCCATGCCGTCGATAGTGTTCTGTACCGCGATGGACCCCTTCTTGGCGATCGCCACCGATCGCTGTGACTCCTCGGCAAGCTGGTCCGCATTGACCGATACGCCCTCGATCGATACCGCCATTTCCCGAATCTTGGATGAAGCCGAGGCGATCTCGTGTGCCTGACGCTCGGAGGCTTCGGTCAGGTGGGTGGCCGTTGCGCGTGACTGATCGGCCGCCTGACTGACCTGGGTAGCCGTGTCATTGATAGCTGTAACGAGCGTACGCAGTGCCTCGATGGCGTAGTTGACCGAGTCGGCAATGGCGCCGGTGATGTCTTCAGTCACTGTCGCATCGACCGTCAAGTCACCATCCGCAAGGTCGCCCATCTCATCGAGCAGCCGCATGATTGCCTGCTGGTTACGCTGGTTGTGACCTTCGGTGGCGCGCCGTTCGGCTTCGGTGTGGGCGAGGCGCCTTTCGCCTTCCCGTTTGAGTTTGAAACCGAGCGCAAAAAGCAATAGCAGCGCGACGACACCGAAGATGTTACCGAGCATCGAGTTGATGGTGCGACTGTCGATGTGGTTCAGGTAGGCGTTTTCGAGCGTGGTCAGCGCCTGCAGGAGAGGTTCACTGGTATTCAGAACGACCTGGGCCGCCTCGGAGACTTCGAACATCTCGGGACTGGATTCGAGAATGGCGCCCATCTGTTCACTGAATTCTGCGAACAGGTCCCCGACCTCTTCGAGCTTGCTGCGAACTTCCTGGTCCTCAACGCGGTCGATGTTCATCTCTGCGTCACCGTCGAGCATCCCCCGGATGACACCCCCGAAGAGATTGGCATCGCGACCGAAACGGTCGGCGGCGGTTACCGCACCGGTATCACCTTCCAGAATCCGGTTGACGTTGTTGATGATACGCTGACTCAGCATTAATTGCCGGCTGGCCAGGTAGATTTGCGTACCCGGGAGTTCCTTTTCGGTCATCAGGGTGGCGACTTCATCAGTGAGCACCAGCATCTGCGACGAACTTTCATTGATGTCCTGCACAATGCCGCGCAACTTCGTTACCACCGCCCCACTCTTGTCGATGGTTTGGATATTGTTATCAAAGCGCTGCCACAGGAGCTCCACCCGCTCGAGTTCCTCGCTGACGCTCTCCGGTGACGGAGGCAGGCCCGTTTCCGGGTCGCCGGATTGCAGGACTTGAAGCGATTCGGCAAATCGATCGCGGTAGTTCTTCAGCTGGGAATAGGTCTCTGGTTTTCCTTGTGTCGCCTGACCCGCGAATTTCGTGATCTGCTGCGAAAGCACTCTCTGTTCACCCAGCAGACCGATGTACTGCTTGTCGTTGGTATCTTGTATACCAACGCGCCAGGAGACGGCGCCCATCAGCCCCACGAAAACGAGCAGCAAGACGATAATGACCGCAAGGCCCTTTCCCCCAGCGCTACTCGAGCCCTTATCGTTACCCTTCAAACCCATTTCTCCCGCTCCTAAAGAAACTCCGAAAAACGAAACAGCGCGCCCTCGGCACCCTACCGTCAGGCGGCGACGTGCATGAATTCGTCACTTTCGACCAGGGCATGCAGGTTTACATGGCCCCAGATCTCCTGATTCTGACGATAGATACCGTTGATGAAACGGCGGATAAACTCCGGAACCGCTTCGGCACTGTCGCTGAAATCCTCGTCGAGAAAGTGGCGCAGTCCAAAGACCTCATCGACCAGCAGCCCTGCACTGACCGTACCGTTGTTAACCACCAATACCCGCGCACTCTGCCGCATGGGCGTCGATTTACCCACAAGCAGACCTTTCAGATCAGTGACCGGGAGCAGATTACCGCGCACGTTGGCGATGCCTTTCATCCATACCTTGGCCCCCGGAACCCGGGTGAGCACAGGAAAGGTCAGGATCTCCCGAACGACTCCCAAAGGCGCCACCAGATGCGCATCACCGACCCGAAACCCGATGCCTGCCCAGGTGGTCTGGATCTCGACCTGCTCAGGAAGACCGCGGGCATTGGCCCGGCTGCGTCGCTCGATATCCCTCAGCAGGTCGAAGGGTGTCTTTTCCGTATCCGCTGCCATGCCGTTCTCAGGCGCCCAGCACCGAGTTCACCTTCTCCACCAGTTCGTCTTCGGCTACCGGTTTGGTGATGTAGGCCTTTGCGCCCTGGCGCAATCCCCAGACACGATCGGTCTCCTGATCCTTGCTGGTGACAATGATGATCGGGATCTCGGCAAGTTCAGGGTCTTTGCTGATCTTTCGTGTGGCCTGAAAACCGTTCATGCCGGGCATCACAACATCCATGAGGATCAGGTCCGGCTTGAACTCCTTGGCTCTACTGATGCCGTCTTCGCCGTTTTCGGCGATCTCGATAATATGCCCCAGCTTCTCGAGTACGGAACGAGCCACATGAATTTCCGTCGGCGAGTCATCGACAATCAGGATCTGCGCCATAACTGGTCTCCCGTTTTTAAGTTAGGCGATTCGGCAAATGCCGCTTTTCGTTATACTTGGTTAACTGCTCAATTCGGGTTCAGTACGTGCTCTTTGATGGCACCAAGGAGTTCCTCCCTGGTAAAGGGCTTGGTGAGGTACTGCTCCGAACCCACGATACGGCCCCGCGCCCGGTCGAACAGCCCATCCTTGCTGGAGAGCATGATCACCGGAACTTTGCTGAATTTCTTATTGTGCTTGATAAGGGCACAGGTCTGATAACCGTCGAGGCGCGGCATCATGATATCGACAAAGATGATGTCCGGCTCATGGTCGGCGATTTTGGCGAGCGCTTCGAAGCCGTCATTTGCCGTAAAGACGGTACAGCCCTCCTTCTTGAGAAGACTCTCAGCGGTGCGGCGAATGGTCTTGCTGTCATCGATGACCATCACCTTGATCTGGTCCGCGGTCCTGCTCCGAGCTGCTGCTTCCCCTGACACGCTCCCTCCCGGGTCAACCACTATTCGCTGTTGCAGGCTTCATCCTATCGGAACACGCCCACCTTGAACAGATTTGAAAGAGCACCGGTAGTGCTTGGCTTTTGTCGCATAAGGGCCACATAATTTGTAGACCTTGCGAGACACTGCCCATGCCGGCGAATTATCTCATGCAGGTCCGTTGCTGCTAAAATCCGACCAATTCATTCAACAACTTAAGAGTTCCTGCCAAGAATGATTGTAAATCAACTGGATGCCGTTCCGCACCTGACAACTGCCCCGACCGGTCCTCTCCTTCTGCTTGAGTCGCACCTTTTGGAGAATCAACCGCGGATCGAGTCCTGGTTTCGCAGTCAGTTCCTGCAAACGCCGGCCCCTTTCTACGCCTCGGTGGATCTGCGTAATGCAGGTTTCAAGCTGGCGCCGGTAGACACCAACCTCTTCCCTGCGGGCTTCAACAATCTCAGTTCTGCCTTTGAGGGACTGTGCATTCAGGCGATCCAGTCGGCCATGGAACGCATTTACCCCTCGGCGACCCGGATGCTGCTGATCCCCGAGAGCCATACCCGTAATCTCTACTATCTGGAGAGTCTGGCTACCCTGCAGGATCTGATTGGCAAGGCGGGATTCGAGGTACGGCTCGGTTCCCTGCTGCCCGACCTCGAGGCTTCCCAGACCCTCGAACTGCCATCAGGTCGCAAGGTGCACCTCGAACCATTGCGTCGCGAAGGAAACAAAGTGGGTGTGGGCAACTTCTTCCCTTGCGTGGTGCTGCTTAACAACGACCTGTCCGGAGGACGCCCTCCCGTTCTCGAAAACATCGAGCAGCCCTTGATTCCACCGCTGGAACTCGGCTGGTCGAATCGCATCAAGTCGGAGCACTTCGGCCATTATCGCACGGTGACCAACGAGTTCGCCGAACTGGTGGATATCGATCCCTGGCTGATCGATCCGCTTTTCCGCAACTGCGGCGAAATCGATTTCATGAAGCGTGAGGGCGAGGACTGTGTAGCCAGAAATGCCGGAGCCCTGCTCAACGCCATTCAGGAGAAATACGACCGGTACGGGATCGCCCAGAAACCCTACGTGGTGGTAAAGGCGGAATCAGGTACCTATGGCATGGGTATCACCACTTTGCATTCCCCCGAAGAGGCGCATGAACTCAACCGCAAGCAGCGCACCCGCATGTCCAAGACCAAGGAGGGACAGGCGGTCTCCCGCGTCATCGTCCAGGAAGGGGTGTACACGTTCGAGACCTGGGGCAATCCGGAAGCCGTGGCTGAGCCGGTGGTCTACATGATCGACCATTTTGTGGTCGGCGGTTTCTATCGCGTGCATACGGGCCGCGGCCGTAACGAAAATCTCAATGCCCCGGGTATGCATTTCGAGCCGCTGGCTTTCGCGGAGGTGTGCAATAACCCCGACTCCCGCGAAGACCCCGATGCCGGCAAGAACCGTTTCTACGCCTATGGCGTCATCGCTCGCCTCGCCTTGCTCGCGGCGGCGCGCGAAGTTGCGGAACACATGGGAGACGAGACAAAATGACGGTTACGGTCGGGGTGGTGATGGATCCCATAGGAGCCATCAGCTACAAAAAAGACAGCACGCTGGCGATGCTGCTGGCGGCCCAGCGCCGCGGCTGGGAATTGCGCTATATGGAACAGCGGGACCTGTTTCTGCGCGACGGCATGCCATCGGCGCGCATGCGTCCACTCCGGGTCCACGCCGATCCACACCACTGGTATGACCTGGAGGAGCCGGCAGTGCACCCGCTGGGCTCTCTGGACGTGATCCTGATGCGCAAGGATCCGCCCTTCGATATGGAATTCATCTACACCACTTATCTGCTCGAGCGTGCCGAGGAAGCGGGCGCGCTGGTGGTGAATCGTGCCGCTTCCCTGCGGGATGCCAACGAAAAGCTCTTTACCGCCTGGTTCCCGCAATGCACTCCACCCACACTGGTTAGCCGCGATGCCGATGCTCTGCGCGCCTTTCATGCCGAACAGGGTGCCACCGTGTTCAAGCCACTGGGTGCCATGGGCGGGGCCTCCATCTTCAAGGTGGAGGGGGCGGATACCAACCTCAATGTCATCATCGAAACCCTCACCGGCAACGGCACCGGATTTATCATGGCGCAGCGCTTCGTGCCGGAGATCCGTGCCGGGGACAAGCGCATCCTGCTCATCGACGGCGAACCGGCGCCCTATGCCCTGGCGCGCATTCCCGCCCAGGGCGATATTCGCGGCAATCTGGCAGCGGGCGGTCGCGGCGAGACCATACCCCTGAGTGCCCGCGACCGCTGGATTTGCAAACAGGTAGCGCCGAAGCTGCGGAAAATGGGCCTGATCTTTGTCGGACTGGACGTCATCGGCGACTTTCTGACCGAAATCAACGTCACCAGTCCCACCTGCATCCGCGAACTGGATGCCGCCTGCGACCTGGATATCGGGGGACAGTTGATGGACGTCATCGACCGCAAACTCGATAGGCGGGCAACTGGAAAAGCTCACCACTGAGGACAGCAACAGGTCATTCGCGCGGTTCTCTTGACCACAGGGGAAGAGCAAGGCCCCGCGTCATCAGCGGCGATCGGGACCCTCCCTGCCCTCAGCGGTCGGAAAATCCGCGCGACACCTCACGACCCGAGGGCTTCGGCCCTGTATAATCACCTCATGGCCGAGACGCTTCCCCCGCCACCCCAGTTCGAGCCCGGCAATGCCGACCGCATCGGGCTGACGCTGTTTTTTGCCGTAGCATTCCACGCCCTGGTGATCCTGGGCGTGACCTTTGATCTCGAGGACTTCACCAATCCCGAGCCCCGGCCGCTCTCCCTCGATATCACACTGGTCCAGAGCAAGAGCGAAAAGGCCCCGGAAGAGGCGGATTATCTGGCACAGGCGGATCAGGAGGGCGGGGGCAGCGTCAAGGAGAAGGTCAGGCCCTCCAGCGCCGTCTCCAACCGCCGGCCGACGCCGGAGAAAGGGGATGCCGAACGTACCCGCGCACCCAGTTCGCCCCCGCCCCGGCCGGAGCGCTCCCAGGTGATAACCGCCCCGGAAAGCCGGATCCAGATGGAATCCGCCGACAAGGTCCCACCCAAGGCCCGGCCCGATATGCCGACAGCGGCGGACCTGCTCAGTCGGAGCCGGGAGGCTGCCCGGCTCTCTGCCGATATCCGTCGCCGTCAGCAATCCTATGCGCAGCGACCGAGACACACGTACATTTCGGCAAGCACTCGGAAATACGAGCATGCGGCGTATGAAGAACACTGGCGGCGCAAGGTGGAGCGCATCGGCAATCTGAACTATCCGGAAGAGGCCCGACGCAAGGGACTCACCGGCAGTCTGATGCTGGATGTGGCCATCAAGCCGGATGGCACTCTTCACAAGGTCGAGGTCCGGCAGTCCTCGGGAAAGAAATCGCTCGATGACGCCGCCGTCCGCATTGTCAAAATGGCAGCGCCATTCGCCCCGTTCAGCGATGCCATGCGTCAGGAAATGGATATATTGCATATCATCCGGGTATGGCAGTTCGAATCCGGCAACCAGTTCGGCACCCGGTGATCCGATCCCGGGCTGCAAAGAAAAAGACCCCGGCAGATGACGGACCACGGGGAGAGAGGTTCAGGGCAGAATCAGCGCCTTTTCGAACTTGGCGGTTGAAACTTCCCCATGCTCTCCAGGAACAACAGCTTTCGGCCCTCGACACAGCACCGGTGCTTCCCGATACTATGGTTATGAGCGAAACCTCCTGTCTTACCAACCACTTTCTGATCGCCATGCCCGCGCTGGCGGACCCGAATTTCTCACACACGGTCACCTATATTTGCGAGCACAACCAAAAGGGAGCCATGGGGATTGTGATCAATCGCCCTTCCGGGTTGACGCTTGGCGAGGTGCTCGAGCATATGGATATCGAAGCCAGCCCCCGCGTGGATTTGCAGATGCCGGTCTTCGAGGGCGGCCCGGTCGAGCCTGAGCACGGATTCGTGGTCCATGCACCGGTAGGGGCATGGGACTCCAGTCTCAAGGTCACCGACGAAATCGCCGTCACCACCTCCCGTGATGTGCTCTCCGCCATCGCCCATGGAGAGGGCCCCAAACGGCACCTGTTTGCCCTCGGCTATGCCGGCTGGGGCGCCGGCCAGCTGGAGGAAGAGATCGCCAACAATGCCTGGCTGAGCGGGCCGGCCGATCCGCCCACCCTGTTCGAAACCGCACCCGAGCAGCGCTGGGCGGCGGCAGCGGCCCTGCTCGGCGTGGATGTCAACCTGCTGTCCAGTCAGATCGGACACGCGTGAACGCCAAATCCGAGCGCACCGAAAGCGGCAACGTGCTTGGCTTCGATTACGGCTTGCGATTCATTGGCATCGCCGTGGGTCAGACGCTCACCGGCGGAGCGCGTGAACTGATCACCCTGAGAAGTCGTGATCAACGACCTGACTGGGAGGGTATTTCGCAGCTGATAGAGGAGTGGCGCCCGGTCGCCCTGGTCGTGGGACTGCCCCTCGATCGGGAAGGCGGAGAGCAGGAATTGACCCATCGCGCCCGCCGCTTTGGTAATCAATTACGGGGCAGGTACAATCTGCCGGTATACATGGAGGACGAGCGCTTCACGTCGCTGGAGGCCTCGGGTCTCCTCATGGAGGCGCACGGCAGCCGTTACCGGAAAGAGGACGTGGACCGGCTTGCCGCCCGAATCATCCTGCAGGCCTGGCTGGATCAACACAGCAAATGACGACACCGTTACAACACGATCTCGACCGGGTGCTGGCGGGCATGGCGGCCCGCTTGCGCGCGACCCTGGAGGAGCGCGAGGTCACCGCGCCGCTGATGATCGGTATTCACACGGGTGGGGTTTGGGTTGCCGAGCACCTGCACTGCCTGTTGGGTATCGAGGAGCCGCTGGGAACGCTCGACATCAGCTTTTATCGCGACGACTTCGAGCGCATCGGCGTCCATCCGCAGGTCAAGCCCTCGAATCTGCCGTTCGAGGTGGAGGACCGTCACATCATTCTGGTTGATGACGTCCTGCAGACCGGCCGTACCATCCGTGCCGCCCTGAATGAAATCTTCGACTATGGCCGTCCCGCCTCGGTGCTACTCAGCATCCTGGTGGAGCGCAGCGGCCGCGAACTGCCCGTATGCGCCGATGTGGCGGGCCTGTCGATGGACCTGAGCCCGAGCGAGCAGGTCAAACTTACCGGACCGAAACCACTGACCCTCAGCCTGAAGCGGGTGAAATGAACACGCTGAAGAATCTGCAGCTGGATGCCAACGGCAACCTTCGGCATTTCCTTACCATCGAGGGGCTGCAACGCCAGACCCTGATCGACATCCTTGACCTTGCCGAGTCCTTCGCCAACATCAAAGCCCAGGCCGTGAAGAAGGTGCCACTGCTGCGCGGCAAGACGGTGGTCAACCTCTTCTTTGAAAACAGTACGCGTACCCGCACCACCTTCGAATTGGCCGCCAAGCGCCTCTCTGCCGACGTACTCAACATCAACATCACCACCTCCGCGGCCTCCAAGGGTGAAAGCCTGCTGGACATGCTCCACAACCTGGAGGCGATGCACTGCGACATGTTCGTCGTCCGCCACGCCGACAGCGGCGCAGCCCACTTCATCGCACAGAATGTGGCACCGCATATCTCGGTCATCAACGCCGGCGACGGTCAGCACGCCCATCCCACCCAGGCGATGCTCGACACCTTCACGATTCGTCGTCACAAAGGGGACTTCGGTGACCTGCGAGTGGCGATCGTCGGTGACATTCTGCACTCACGGGTGGCCCGTTCCCAGATCCACGCATTGACCACGCTGGGGGTCGGTGAGGTGCGGGTTATCGGGCCCAAGACCCTGCTGCCGATGGATCATCGCAGTCTGGGCGTGCACGTCTTTCACGACATGGAGTCGGGCCTGGCGGGTGTCGATGTGGTGATTATGCTGCGCCTGCAGCGCGAACGCATGGAGGGCGGTCTGCTCCCCAGCGAACACGAATTCTTCCAGCGTTACGGTCTTACCGAGGAGAAACTCAGCCTGGCCAAGCCGGATGCCATCGTCATGCACCCGGGCCCCATCAACCGCGGGGTGGAAATCAGCTCCGAGGTGGCCGACGGCCCACGCTCGGTCATTCTGGAACAGGTCAGCAACGGCATCGCCATACGCATGGCGGTCATGGCGATGGCTCTGGGCCGGCAACCGGGTGCGGAAACCGGGGGAGAGACGTCATGAGCGGTGCCATCCACATCCGCGGCGGACGGCTTGTCGACCCCTCCCAGAACCTCGACCGGGAGGCGGACCTCTTCATTCGCGATGGCCGGATGGCCGGAATCGGTACGGCGCCGCCCGGGTTCGAGGCGCAGCGCACCATTAATGCCGCGGGCCGGGTCGTCTGTCCCGGCCTGATCGACCTGCAGTCGCGACTACGCGAGCCCGGACAGGAGCACAAAGGCACCATCGCCAGTGAAACCGCCGCCGCGGCAGCCAGCGGGATCACCACCCTCTGCTGTCCCCCCGATACCGATCCGGTCATCGACAACCCGGCGGTCGCCGAACAGATCCTCTACCGTGCCGGCAAGGCGGGCAACAGCCGGGTTCTGCCCTTGGGAGCACTCACCGCCCGGCTTGCCGGAGAACACCTGGCGGAAATGCTGGCACTGCAGGAGAGCGGCTGTATCGCGGTCAGCAACGCATCGCGGCCGGTTCACAACACCCTGGTGATGCGCAGGGCCCTGGAGTATGCCGCCACTCTGGGGCTCACGGTGTTCATCAATAGTGAGGATCCCTGGCTCGGTGGTCACGGCTGCCTTCACGAGGGACAGGTGAGTACCCGACTCGGCCTGCCGGGCATCCCCGAGTGCGCCGAGGTCATCGGGATCTCCCGCGACCTGATCCTGGTGGAAAGAACCGGGGTGCGGGCCCACTTCAGCCGGCTGTCGACGGCGCGAGCCGTCGAGATGGTGGCCGCCGCCCGTGCCCGGGGTCTGCCGGTGACCTGCGATGTCACCGCCCACCAACTGTTCCTCACCGAAATGGACATCGGTGTATTCGACAGTCTCTGCCATGTACGACCGCCGCTACGCACCTTCCGTGATCGCGACGGCCTGCGCGCCGCCCTGGCCGATGGCGTCATCACCTCCGTCTGCTCCGACCACCAGCCCCACGACCCGGACGCCAAACTGGCGCCGTTTTCCGACACCGAACCCGGAATCTCGGCGCTCGAAACGCTGCTGCCGCTGCTGTTGCGTCTCGCCGACGAGAAGGTACTTCCACGCAGTGACGCCCTGGCCCGACTGACGATCGGCCCGGCCGAAGTACTGGGGAATGGCCTCGGGACGCTGGCACTCGATGCGCCAGCCGATGTCTGTATTTTCGATCCGGAGGCCTGGTGGCAGGTGAGTGAAGAGACGCTGGTCAGCCGCGGAAAAAACACGCCGCTCCTCGGCTGGGAGCTGAAGGGCCGCGTCACCCATACCCTGCTCGAGGGCCGTATTGTCTTCGAGCGCCAAGACAACCATTAGCCACTTAAATGACCAAACCGCATCGCAATACCCTCTTCCTGGAAGAGGCCGGGATACTGGCCCACGAGCACTACGAGGGTGACCAGCACGTTTTGCGTCTGGCGGCGCCGAAAATTGCTGCCAAGGCCGGGCCAGGGAGTTTCGTACACCTGACCTGCGATGCCAGTCGCCCGCTACGTCGTCCCATTTCCATCATGCGCAGTGACGGGGAGCGCGGTGAGATCCAGCTGCTCTACAAGGCCTTCGGGGAAGGCACGCACCTGCTCGCGCAACGGCGGGTGGGCGAGCGAATCAGTAC
This Thiohalomonas denitrificans DNA region includes the following protein-coding sequences:
- a CDS encoding methyl-accepting chemotaxis protein; translated protein: MKGNDKGSSSAGGKGLAVIIVLLLVFVGLMGAVSWRVGIQDTNDKQYIGLLGEQRVLSQQITKFAGQATQGKPETYSQLKNYRDRFAESLQVLQSGDPETGLPPSPESVSEELERVELLWQRFDNNIQTIDKSGAVVTKLRGIVQDINESSSQMLVLTDEVATLMTEKELPGTQIYLASRQLMLSQRIINNVNRILEGDTGAVTAADRFGRDANLFGGVIRGMLDGDAEMNIDRVEDQEVRSKLEEVGDLFAEFSEQMGAILESSPEMFEVSEAAQVVLNTSEPLLQALTTLENAYLNHIDSRTINSMLGNIFGVVALLLLFALGFKLKREGERRLAHTEAERRATEGHNQRNQQAIMRLLDEMGDLADGDLTVDATVTEDITGAIADSVNYAIEALRTLVTAINDTATQVSQAADQSRATATHLTEASERQAHEIASASSKIREMAVSIEGVSVNADQLAEESQRSVAIAKKGSIAVQNTIDGMGSIREQIQETSKRIKRLGESSQEIGDTVGLINDIAEQTNILALNAAIQAAMAGEAGRGFAVVADEVQRLAERSADATKQIEALVKTIQTDTNEAVISMEQSTSGVVTGAKLAEDAGSALGEIELVSTRLADLIHNITDATKEQAGAAVNITDTMNVIQEITTQTSDGTDQTAASIGNLAELADDLKKSVSGFKLPV
- a CDS encoding chemotaxis protein CheW → MAADTEKTPFDLLRDIERRSRANARGLPEQVEIQTTWAGIGFRVGDAHLVAPLGVVREILTFPVLTRVPGAKVWMKGIANVRGNLLPVTDLKGLLVGKSTPMRQSARVLVVNNGTVSAGLLVDEVFGLRHFLDEDFSDSAEAVPEFIRRFINGIYRQNQEIWGHVNLHALVESDEFMHVAA
- a CDS encoding response regulator, producing the protein MAQILIVDDSPTEIHVARSVLEKLGHIIEIAENGEDGISRAKEFKPDLILMDVVMPGMNGFQATRKISKDPELAEIPIIIVTSKDQETDRVWGLRQGAKAYITKPVAEDELVEKVNSVLGA
- a CDS encoding response regulator, which produces MVIDDSKTIRRTAESLLKKEGCTVFTANDGFEALAKIADHEPDIIFVDIMMPRLDGYQTCALIKHNKKFSKVPVIMLSSKDGLFDRARGRIVGSEQYLTKPFTREELLGAIKEHVLNPN
- the gshA gene encoding glutamate--cysteine ligase — translated: MIVNQLDAVPHLTTAPTGPLLLLESHLLENQPRIESWFRSQFLQTPAPFYASVDLRNAGFKLAPVDTNLFPAGFNNLSSAFEGLCIQAIQSAMERIYPSATRMLLIPESHTRNLYYLESLATLQDLIGKAGFEVRLGSLLPDLEASQTLELPSGRKVHLEPLRREGNKVGVGNFFPCVVLLNNDLSGGRPPVLENIEQPLIPPLELGWSNRIKSEHFGHYRTVTNEFAELVDIDPWLIDPLFRNCGEIDFMKREGEDCVARNAGALLNAIQEKYDRYGIAQKPYVVVKAESGTYGMGITTLHSPEEAHELNRKQRTRMSKTKEGQAVSRVIVQEGVYTFETWGNPEAVAEPVVYMIDHFVVGGFYRVHTGRGRNENLNAPGMHFEPLAFAEVCNNPDSREDPDAGKNRFYAYGVIARLALLAAAREVAEHMGDETK
- the gshB gene encoding glutathione synthase, whose translation is MTVTVGVVMDPIGAISYKKDSTLAMLLAAQRRGWELRYMEQRDLFLRDGMPSARMRPLRVHADPHHWYDLEEPAVHPLGSLDVILMRKDPPFDMEFIYTTYLLERAEEAGALVVNRAASLRDANEKLFTAWFPQCTPPTLVSRDADALRAFHAEQGATVFKPLGAMGGASIFKVEGADTNLNVIIETLTGNGTGFIMAQRFVPEIRAGDKRILLIDGEPAPYALARIPAQGDIRGNLAAGGRGETIPLSARDRWICKQVAPKLRKMGLIFVGLDVIGDFLTEINVTSPTCIRELDAACDLDIGGQLMDVIDRKLDRRATGKAHH
- a CDS encoding energy transducer TonB, translating into MAETLPPPPQFEPGNADRIGLTLFFAVAFHALVILGVTFDLEDFTNPEPRPLSLDITLVQSKSEKAPEEADYLAQADQEGGGSVKEKVRPSSAVSNRRPTPEKGDAERTRAPSSPPPRPERSQVITAPESRIQMESADKVPPKARPDMPTAADLLSRSREAARLSADIRRRQQSYAQRPRHTYISASTRKYEHAAYEEHWRRKVERIGNLNYPEEARRKGLTGSLMLDVAIKPDGTLHKVEVRQSSGKKSLDDAAVRIVKMAAPFAPFSDAMRQEMDILHIIRVWQFESGNQFGTR
- a CDS encoding YqgE/AlgH family protein, whose product is MSETSCLTNHFLIAMPALADPNFSHTVTYICEHNQKGAMGIVINRPSGLTLGEVLEHMDIEASPRVDLQMPVFEGGPVEPEHGFVVHAPVGAWDSSLKVTDEIAVTTSRDVLSAIAHGEGPKRHLFALGYAGWGAGQLEEEIANNAWLSGPADPPTLFETAPEQRWAAAAALLGVDVNLLSSQIGHA
- the ruvX gene encoding Holliday junction resolvase RuvX, whose amino-acid sequence is MNAKSERTESGNVLGFDYGLRFIGIAVGQTLTGGARELITLRSRDQRPDWEGISQLIEEWRPVALVVGLPLDREGGEQELTHRARRFGNQLRGRYNLPVYMEDERFTSLEASGLLMEAHGSRYRKEDVDRLAARIILQAWLDQHSK
- the pyrR gene encoding bifunctional pyr operon transcriptional regulator/uracil phosphoribosyltransferase PyrR, translated to MTTPLQHDLDRVLAGMAARLRATLEEREVTAPLMIGIHTGGVWVAEHLHCLLGIEEPLGTLDISFYRDDFERIGVHPQVKPSNLPFEVEDRHIILVDDVLQTGRTIRAALNEIFDYGRPASVLLSILVERSGRELPVCADVAGLSMDLSPSEQVKLTGPKPLTLSLKRVK
- a CDS encoding aspartate carbamoyltransferase catalytic subunit, producing the protein MKNLQLDANGNLRHFLTIEGLQRQTLIDILDLAESFANIKAQAVKKVPLLRGKTVVNLFFENSTRTRTTFELAAKRLSADVLNINITTSAASKGESLLDMLHNLEAMHCDMFVVRHADSGAAHFIAQNVAPHISVINAGDGQHAHPTQAMLDTFTIRRHKGDFGDLRVAIVGDILHSRVARSQIHALTTLGVGEVRVIGPKTLLPMDHRSLGVHVFHDMESGLAGVDVVIMLRLQRERMEGGLLPSEHEFFQRYGLTEEKLSLAKPDAIVMHPGPINRGVEISSEVADGPRSVILEQVSNGIAIRMAVMAMALGRQPGAETGGETS
- a CDS encoding dihydroorotase; protein product: MSGAIHIRGGRLVDPSQNLDREADLFIRDGRMAGIGTAPPGFEAQRTINAAGRVVCPGLIDLQSRLREPGQEHKGTIASETAAAAASGITTLCCPPDTDPVIDNPAVAEQILYRAGKAGNSRVLPLGALTARLAGEHLAEMLALQESGCIAVSNASRPVHNTLVMRRALEYAATLGLTVFINSEDPWLGGHGCLHEGQVSTRLGLPGIPECAEVIGISRDLILVERTGVRAHFSRLSTARAVEMVAAARARGLPVTCDVTAHQLFLTEMDIGVFDSLCHVRPPLRTFRDRDGLRAALADGVITSVCSDHQPHDPDAKLAPFSDTEPGISALETLLPLLLRLADEKVLPRSDALARLTIGPAEVLGNGLGTLALDAPADVCIFDPEAWWQVSEETLVSRGKNTPLLGWELKGRVTHTLLEGRIVFERQDNH